The following coding sequences lie in one Zingiber officinale cultivar Zhangliang chromosome 2B, Zo_v1.1, whole genome shotgun sequence genomic window:
- the LOC122049630 gene encoding RING-H2 finger protein ATL16-like encodes MSRNEFRQPTNLSPLIPFPFQFPLPYFPPSPPPPPPPTSSGNFPVLTLSILGILAAAVLLLAYYFVAAPCCFCRRRPDALGGSRRRLRDNFLMLSMGARGLAPSEIRRIPTFQYRKESGAGGGVGDCAVCLGEFREEETIRLLPDCFHVFHVDCIDTWLRSNANCPLCRATITPAGAGAPVPVDRLPAFVRSSGFDQRNRSDDVVIDVKDDEREVERLRQLRRYRSLGARRPLPPSGPMRRSFSVGSVAATDRRLYGEVQKIVQDNPHFQEAAAAAGEGSSGASRIRRGLFSFHRRSSSAAALY; translated from the coding sequence ATGTCACGGAACGAATTTCGGCAGCCGACGAATCTTTCACCACTCATCCCGTTCCCGTTCCAGTTCCCGCTCCCGTATTTTCCGCCGTCACCGCCACCCCCGCCACCCCCTACGTCGTCCGGTAACTTCCCCGTGCTGACCTTATCCATCCTCGGCATCCTAGCCGCCGCCGTCCTCCTCCTCGCCTACTACTTCGTCGCCGCCCCGTGCTGCTTCTGCCGGCGGAGGCCCGACGCCCTCGGCGGCTCGCGGCGCCGCCTCCGCGACAACTTCTTGATGTTGTCGATGGGGGCCCGCGGCCTGGCGCCGTCGGAAATACGCCGAATCCCCACCTTCCAGTACCGCAAGGAAAGCGGCGCCGGCGGTGGCGTCGGCGACTGCGCGGTCTGCCTCGGCGAGTTCCGAGAGGAGGAGACCATCCGGTTGCTGCCGGATTGCTTCCACGTCTTCCACGTGGACTGCATCGACACGTGGCTTCGTTCCAACGCCAACTGCCCGCTCTGCCGAGCCACCATCACGCCGGCGGGCGCCGGCGCCCCTGTCCCCGTCGACAGGCTCCCTGCTTTCGTCCGGAGCAGTGGATTTGATCAGAGGAATCGCTCCGACGACGTGGTGATCGACGTGAAAGATGATGAACGGGAAGTCGAGCGGCTGAGGCAGCTCCGGCGCTACCGGAGCCTCGGCGCACGGCGCCCGCTCCCGCCCTCCGGGCCCATGCGGCGGTCGTTCTCGGTGGGATCGGTGGCTGCGACTGACCGGCGGCTGTACGGGGAAGTGCAGAAGATAGTGCAGGACAACCCGCACTTCCAAGAAGCGGCGGCTGCAGCCGGGGAAGGGAGCAGCGGTGCCAGTAGAATCCGACGGGGGTTATTTTCATTTCACCGGCGATCGAGCAGTGCGGCGGCGTTGTATTAG
- the LOC122047600 gene encoding probable N-acetylglucosaminyl-phosphatidylinositol de-N-acetylase isoform X2: MSWLLAAVAAVILFWVISLARILSSSSCVPSDPGFLHSGFGKRRNVLLVIAHPDDESMFFTPTILFLKYGGHNIHILCMSTGNADGVGNTRKDEIYQACSILKLISFDKFGVSGHPNHRAVHHGICMLLSDSNQKHIEAWELVSLSIFRKYSGPVDVWLSIIFSSFYLRKQIYCLLNNNPSLSFLAMAAHRSQWIWFRKLFVGFSTYTYMNTLRKINVE; encoded by the exons ATGTCTTGGTTATTGGCTGCTGTTGCTGCAGTGATCTTGTTTTGGGTCATTTCTCTGGCAAGAATTTTGTCTTCCTCTTCTTGTGTGCCATCAGATCCTGGATTCCTCCATTCTG GTTTTGGAAAGAGAAGGAATGTCCTCCTGGTTATTGCTCATCCTGATGACGAATCCAT GTTTTTCACCCCAACTATTCTTTTCTTGAAATATGGAGGACACAATATCCACATTTTATGCATGTCAACCG GTAATGCAGATGGAGTTGGAAATACTCGAAAAGATGAAATCTACCAGGCATGTTCTATATTaaag CTAATCTCATTTGATAAGTTTGGAGTGTCAGGTCATCCAAACCACCGTGCTGTTCATCATGGAATATG CATGCTTTTATCTGATAGTAATCAGAAGCATATTGAAGCCTGGGAACTT GTCAGCCTAAGCATTTTCCGAAAATACTCTGGCCCGGTTGATGTCTGGCTATCTATTATCTTCTCTTCATTTTATTTACGAAAACAGATCTATTGCTTGCTCAACAATAATCCATCCCTAAGTTTTCTCGCAATGGCTGCGCACCGAAGCCAATGGATTTG GTTTCGGAAGTTGTTCGTTGGCTTCTCCACTTATACTTACATGAACACACTTCGTAAAATCAATGTAGAGTAA
- the LOC122047600 gene encoding N-acetylglucosaminyl-phosphatidylinositol de-N-acetylase-like isoform X1 encodes MSWLLAAVAAVILFWVISLARILSSSSCVPSDPGFLHSGFGKRRNVLLVIAHPDDESMFFTPTILFLKYGGHNIHILCMSTGNADGVGNTRKDEIYQACSILKVPLQQVKVLDHPGLQDGFNETWDLGFLAKLIQNEVRVWNIDLLISFDKFGVSGHPNHRAVHHGICMLLSDSNQKHIEAWELVSLSIFRKYSGPVDVWLSIIFSSFYLRKQIYCLLNNNPSLSFLAMAAHRSQWIWFRKLFVGFSTYTYMNTLRKINVE; translated from the exons ATGTCTTGGTTATTGGCTGCTGTTGCTGCAGTGATCTTGTTTTGGGTCATTTCTCTGGCAAGAATTTTGTCTTCCTCTTCTTGTGTGCCATCAGATCCTGGATTCCTCCATTCTG GTTTTGGAAAGAGAAGGAATGTCCTCCTGGTTATTGCTCATCCTGATGACGAATCCAT GTTTTTCACCCCAACTATTCTTTTCTTGAAATATGGAGGACACAATATCCACATTTTATGCATGTCAACCG GTAATGCAGATGGAGTTGGAAATACTCGAAAAGATGAAATCTACCAGGCATGTTCTATATTaaag GTTCCCCTCCAACAAGTGAAAGTCTTAGATCATCCGGGTTTGCAG GATGGATTTAATGAAACTTGGGACCTTGGCTTTTTAGCTAAACTAATTCAAAATGAAGTGAGAGTGTGGAATATTGACTTA CTAATCTCATTTGATAAGTTTGGAGTGTCAGGTCATCCAAACCACCGTGCTGTTCATCATGGAATATG CATGCTTTTATCTGATAGTAATCAGAAGCATATTGAAGCCTGGGAACTT GTCAGCCTAAGCATTTTCCGAAAATACTCTGGCCCGGTTGATGTCTGGCTATCTATTATCTTCTCTTCATTTTATTTACGAAAACAGATCTATTGCTTGCTCAACAATAATCCATCCCTAAGTTTTCTCGCAATGGCTGCGCACCGAAGCCAATGGATTTG GTTTCGGAAGTTGTTCGTTGGCTTCTCCACTTATACTTACATGAACACACTTCGTAAAATCAATGTAGAGTAA